Genomic segment of Streptomyces sp. NBC_01210:
GCCTGGCCCGTACGCCGGGCTGCACGCCGAGCGCCCGCGCGGGACCTTCGCGGTGGGTGACCCAGTGGACGCCGCCACGGATCTCCACCGCGCTGCCGCGCCCGGTGTGGTCGGGGGCCGCGGTGCCGAGATGGCGGTCGGCCTTGACGGGGCGCGGCCGCAGATCGGTGCGCTGGCCGCCGAGGCGGATGTCGAGCCGGCGGGGCCCGTCGCTCTCGAGGCCGTCGAGCAGCCACAGTTCACCGGCGGCGGCGTACACGACCCGGGTGCCGTCGGTGGAGGCATGGCGGGCGTAGAAACCGTCGATCCCGGTGTGGCGGCGCAGCTCCGAACCGTCCGGCAGCGACGAGTAGACGGCTCCGACACCTTCGTGGTCGGAGAGGAAGGCAACGCGCTCCCCCACCCACAGCGGATACTCGACATTCCCGTCGAGGTCCTCGTGGAGGCGTACGAACTCGCCCTCGCCCGGCCGGTCGATCCACAACTTGCCCGCGGTGCCGCCCCGGTAGCGCTTCCAGGCGGCGGCCTCCCGCCCCATGGTGGCCGAGAGCAGCAGCGTGTGCCGACCGAACGCCACATCACCGACCGGTCCGTACGGCAGGACGGTGGCGGGCCCGCCGTCGAGTGGCACGGCCCGGGCCCAGCTGCGGCGCAGCGAGGCCTGGCCGTACGTACTGATCGCGAGGACCTCGCCGTCCGGCGTCCAGCCGCGTACGGACGTCTTCCCGCTGCCCCAGTGCGTCAGCCGGTCCGAAGGACCGCCGTCGACGGGCGCGAGATGCACTTCCGGCGCGCCGTCACGGCGTGAGGACCAGGCGATGTGCGCGCCGTCGGGCGAGATCCTCGGATGGTCCACCGGTACGTTGTCGGCGCTGACGCGCCACGCCCGGCCGCCGTCGAGCGGCGCGACCCAGACGTCGTCCTCTGCGGTGAAGGCGATCAACTCGCCGTGGACATGCGGATACCGGAGGTAGGCAGGCTGCGTCACACCGTCACCCTAGGCAGGTGGCCGCCGCCCGGTCACGCCTTTCCGATCACTTGGCCTGGTCGGGTGTCGCGGTCACGGTGACCGTGACGGTGACGGTGGGCCGCGGCGGGTCGCCCGGGCGGTGGGTGACGGGCGGGGTGCGGGTGGGCGTGCGGGTCGGTGTGCCTGCGCAGTTGCCGAGGACGTCGGCCTGGAAGACGACCTTGCCATTGACCTTGGCGATGAGATCGCCGCGTACGCACCTCCCGGAACGCTCCTCCGTGACCTTGCCCTTGAGCGTGATGTCCTGGCCGATACCGGTCTTGCCCTGGCAGTCGACGGTGGCCACGCTCCGGGCGGAGGGCGACGCGGACGCTCCGCCGGCCGCCTTGGAGCCGCCACCCAACGTCGCCGTACAGCTGAGCCACCGCACGTCGAAGCCCAGTCGCTCCAGCGTGCTCGTGCCCGTCCTGTCGGTGGTGACGGCGACGGCGACGGAGCTCAGCCCGCCCGTCGGTTCACAGGCCGCAACGCCCACAACTGCCGTACCGGCAACGCCGATTGCGGCAAGGGTGCGCCGGTGTCGTACTCGTCTCAAGCCCCGCATGGAGGGCAGAGTGTCACCGAGTGCCCAGAAGGAAAAGAGTGGTTGCGGCCACCTTTCCCCCGTACGGTCATGCAATGACCAGGAAGCTGATCCGGACGCGCCGGCTCGTCGTCGACGAGAACACCGTCTACATGTGGTCGGTCCGTCATAAGCACGCGCGCGCCGACGGCCGTTGTACGGACTGCCGCACCTCGCTCTCGCTGCGGCGCGAGGGGACGACGGCTCGCCTGGAGCTCGCCTTCCGGGCGGGCCCCGGCCGGTTCATCGCCGAGGGCTACTGGGAATCGGGCTCGGTGGGCGACTCCGAGCGGAACTGGCTGAACCTCTACGAGCCGGGGTCCGCGCGGCGTCTTCTCGACGAGGCGACGGCGCGCGGGCTGCTGCCCACCGCGGCAGGCACGACCGAGGTCGACGGCTGGCCGCTGTTCGACGCGGTGGTGACGGGCGGCACGGGCGACCCGGGCTCGGGCGTGTCCTAGCGAGGTAGCCGCCGCTTCAGGACCAGCGGCCGGTGCGGCCCAGCAGCAGCGCCGTGGCGGCCGTGCCCGCGGTCGACGTGCGCAGCACGCTGCGTCCGAGCCGGAACGGCTTCGCGCCCGCCTCGGCAAATGCCGCCAACTCCTCCTGCGACACGCCCCCTTCGGGCCCGACGACCAGCACGATCGAGCCCTCGGCGGGCAGCTCCGCGGTGGCCAGCGGCTCGGCGCCTTCCTCGTGCAGCACTGCCGCGAAGTCGGCTTCGGCCAGAAGTGAGGCAATCTGCTTGGTCGTTGCGGCGTCCGCTACCTCCGGGAAGCGGAGCCTGCGCGACTGTTTGCCCGCCTCGCGCGCGGTGGCCCGCCACTTGGCGAGGGCCTTGGCGCCCCGCTCGCCCCTCCACTGCGTGATGCAGCGGGCGGCGGCCCACGGCACCACGGCGTCCACACCGGTCTCCGTCATGGTCTCGACGGCGAGTTCGCCGCGGTCGCCCTTGGGGAGGGCCTGGACGACGGTGATACGAGGCGTGGGTTCGGGCTCCGTCGGGAACTCGAACGGCTCGACGATCAGCCGGTCCTTGCCCTCCGTCCGCAGCACGACACCGGCCGCGCCGCGCCCTCGCCCGTCCGTCAGCACGATGTCCTCACCGGACTGCAGCCTGCGTACGGAGACGGCGTGCCGTCCCTCGGGCCCGTCCAGGGTGAGGATCGCGCCAGGACCCACGCCCTCCAGCGAGTCGACGACGAATACGGGCGCGGTCATCAGGCACCGCCCAGCGCCAGCGCGGCCCGCGCGGAGTCCAGTTCGGCGGCGAGTACCTCGACGAGCTGACCGGCGGGCAGCTCGCGCGCCATCCGGTGGCCCTGTCCGGCCCAGAGAGCCATGCCCTGCGGGTCGCCCGCCTTGGCAGCGGCCTTGCGCAGGCTGCTCGTCAGATGGTGCACCTGGGGGTAGGCGGCGGGGGCGTACGGACCGTGTTCCCGCATGAAGCGGTTGACGAGGCCGCGGGCGGGCCGCCCGGAGAAGGCGCGGGTGAGTTCGGTGCGGACGAACAGCGGATTGGTCATGGCCTGCTTGTGCAGCACATTGGCGCCGGACTCGGGACAGACCAGGAACGCGGTGCCGAGCTGCGCGGCGCTCGCACCGCCCGCGAGCACGGCGGCGATCTGGCCGCCGCGCATCAGTCCGCCGGCGGCGATGACCGGCAGCTGCACGGTCTCGCGGACCAGCCCGATGAGCGAGAGCAGCCCGATCCCGGAGCCGTCGGCGGCGGGGTCGTCGCGGTGCGTGCCCTGGTGGCCGCCGGCCTCGATGCCCTGCACACACACGGCGTCGGCACCGGCCCACTGCGCGGCCTGCGCCTCCTCGGGCGTGGTGACGGTGACCACGGTGAAGGTGCCGGCCTTCGCGAAGGAGTCGAGCACATCGCGGGTCGGACAGCCGAAGGTGAAGGAGACGACAGGAACGGGGTCGTCGAGGAGGATCGCGAGCTTGGCCTCGTACCCGTCGTCCCGTCCGCTGTCGGGGTCGCCGAGAGGCGTCTCGTACCAGGCGGCCTCACCGGCGAGCTGCTGCCGGTAGACGCCGACGGCGGCGGGGTCGGCGGTGTTGGGCTGCGGCATGAAGAGGTTGACGCCGAAGGGCTGACCGGTGAGCCCTCGGATCTGTTTGACCTCCTGGTACATGCCGTCCGCCGTCTTGTACCCGGCGGCGAGGAAGCCGAGCCCACCTGCGTCGGAAACGGCGGCGGCGAGCTGCGGACAGGAGGCGCCGCCCGCCATGGGGGCCTGCACGATCGGATACCGGCAGAGATCGGTCAGTGCGGAGGACATGCAGGCATGGTGCCATGTTGCTCGCGCGCGACCGAATCGGGCGTTCCGGTGTCCTCAATCGCCGGACAGGCTTCAATATCAGCCCCTCCGGCGTTTGAGGAGCGGGGCTTGGGGCGGAGCCCCAACAAGAGCCCCGCCGGCGGTTGAGGCGCGGGGCCCCGGGGCAGAGCCCCGGCAACCCGCGCCCCCCAACGGCTACCGCCCGTTGAACGCGTCCTTCAGGCGGGAGAACAGACCCTGCTGCCCCGGCTGGAACTGCCCCGTCGGCCTCTCCTCGCCGCGCAGCTTCGCCAGATCCCGCAGCAGCCGCTCCTGGTCCGCGTCCAGCTTCGACGGCGTCATCACCTCGACGTGCACGATCAGGTCGCCGCGGCCGCCGCCCCGCAGATGCGTGATGCCACGCCCGTGCAGCGGGATCGACTGGCCGGACTGTGTGCCCGGTCGGATGTCGACCTCCTCCATGCCGTCGAGCGTCTCCAGCGGGCACTTCGTGCCCAGCGCCGCCGCGGTCATCGGGATCGTCACCGTGCAGTGCAGGTCGTCGCCACGCCGCTGGAAGACCGCGTGCGGCAGCTCATGGATCTCGACGTACAGATCACCCGCCGGTCCGCCACCCGGGCCGACCTCGCCCTCGCCCGCGAGCTGAATGCGCGTGCCGTTGTCGACGCCCGCCGGGATCTTCACGGTCAGCGTGCGGCGCGAGCGGATACGGCCGTCACCGGCGCACTCCGGGCACGGCGTCGGCACGACCGTGCCGAAGCCCTGGCACTGCGGGCACGGCCGCGAGGTCATGACCTGGCCCAGGAAGGACCGCGTCACCTGCGAAACCTCACCGCGTCCGCGGCACATGTCGCAGGTCTGCGCCGAGGTCCCCGGCGCCGCGCCCTCACCCGAACACGTCGTACAGACGACAGCCGTGTCGACCTGGATGTCCTTCGTCGTACCGAAGGCCGCTTCGTTGAGGTCGATCTCCAGCCGGATCATCGCGTCCTGGCCCCGTCGCGTACGCGACCTGGGGCCCCGCTGCGACGCCGTACCGAAGAACGCGTCCATGATGTCGGAGAAGTTGCCGAAGCCACCGGCCCCGAATCCACCCGCGCCTCCGCCGCCCGCCTGGGACAACGGGTCTCCGCCGAGGTCGTAGACCTGCTTCTTCTGCGGGTCCGACAACACCTCGTACGCGGCGTTGATCTCCTTGAAGCGCTCCTGCGTC
This window contains:
- a CDS encoding 16S rRNA (uracil(1498)-N(3))-methyltransferase gives rise to the protein MTAPVFVVDSLEGVGPGAILTLDGPEGRHAVSVRRLQSGEDIVLTDGRGRGAAGVVLRTEGKDRLIVEPFEFPTEPEPTPRITVVQALPKGDRGELAVETMTETGVDAVVPWAAARCITQWRGERGAKALAKWRATAREAGKQSRRLRFPEVADAATTKQIASLLAEADFAAVLHEEGAEPLATAELPAEGSIVLVVGPEGGVSQEELAAFAEAGAKPFRLGRSVLRTSTAGTAATALLLGRTGRWS
- the dnaJ gene encoding molecular chaperone DnaJ encodes the protein MATDYYAVLGVRRDASQDEIKKAFRRLARELHPDVNPDPKTQERFKEINAAYEVLSDPQKKQVYDLGGDPLSQAGGGGAGGFGAGGFGNFSDIMDAFFGTASQRGPRSRTRRGQDAMIRLEIDLNEAAFGTTKDIQVDTAVVCTTCSGEGAAPGTSAQTCDMCRGRGEVSQVTRSFLGQVMTSRPCPQCQGFGTVVPTPCPECAGDGRIRSRRTLTVKIPAGVDNGTRIQLAGEGEVGPGGGPAGDLYVEIHELPHAVFQRRGDDLHCTVTIPMTAAALGTKCPLETLDGMEEVDIRPGTQSGQSIPLHGRGITHLRGGGRGDLIVHVEVMTPSKLDADQERLLRDLAKLRGEERPTGQFQPGQQGLFSRLKDAFNGR
- a CDS encoding nitronate monooxygenase; translated protein: MSSALTDLCRYPIVQAPMAGGASCPQLAAAVSDAGGLGFLAAGYKTADGMYQEVKQIRGLTGQPFGVNLFMPQPNTADPAAVGVYRQQLAGEAAWYETPLGDPDSGRDDGYEAKLAILLDDPVPVVSFTFGCPTRDVLDSFAKAGTFTVVTVTTPEEAQAAQWAGADAVCVQGIEAGGHQGTHRDDPAADGSGIGLLSLIGLVRETVQLPVIAAGGLMRGGQIAAVLAGGASAAQLGTAFLVCPESGANVLHKQAMTNPLFVRTELTRAFSGRPARGLVNRFMREHGPYAPAAYPQVHHLTSSLRKAAAKAGDPQGMALWAGQGHRMARELPAGQLVEVLAAELDSARAALALGGA